The following are from one region of the Capsicum annuum cultivar UCD-10X-F1 chromosome 1, UCD10Xv1.1, whole genome shotgun sequence genome:
- the LOC107864600 gene encoding uncharacterized protein LOC107864600 → MEILTPFKVTAIVNKNSIGQSNQKQNGNSGTNSGSVSLGGAVDDSSMSENGNANIDPEKEVSTGENLLRLEDYERQTEPLVQRFNSSNFFAQIAKSDELLWSKRKAMEDLSGTIGADGSEKVKTLKKKLSLSASTDKGNFDARTSGGVARNIF, encoded by the coding sequence ATGGAAATTCTTACACCTTTTAAAGTTACGGCCATCGTGAATAAAAATAGTATTGGACAAAGCAACCAGAAACAAAATGGTAACTCAGGGACAAATTCCGGGTCTGTTTCCCTTGGAGGAGCAGTGGATGATAGTAGTATGAGTGAGAACGGTAATGCAAATATTGATCCTGAAAAGGAGGTTTCTACTGGTGAAAATTTGTTGAGATTGGAAGATTACGAAAGACAAACTGAACCACTAGTACAAAGGTTTAACAGTTCTAACTTTTTCGCTCAAATTGCAAAGTCAGATGAACTTCTATGGTCGAAAAGAAAAGCTATGGAGGACTTATCTGGTACGATTGGAGCAGATGGCTCTGAAAAAGTGAAGACACTTAAAAAGAAGCTATCCTTGAGTGCCTCCACTGATAAGGGAAACTTTGATGCTAGAACATCTGGTGGAGTGGCaagaaatattttctag